A portion of the Echeneis naucrates chromosome 5, fEcheNa1.1, whole genome shotgun sequence genome contains these proteins:
- the LOC115044060 gene encoding zinc finger protein 79-like, whose translation MSRLELLSVFLNERLTAAGQEIFRAVKDAVLEYQSEILRSKEENERLRRLLNAAVQRLLVQPELHSVQPQDDGQSCGSEWRGSVELLPQVKEEPKVRNIQTREGRDSEEGNCSHMEPLQSPRPPPVKAVCRSASPPPLTSQEIKAESGRADDRRQQPASTLTSSLTVDSNCRAFQMEACASPAKTQRTPKAEQQEKAFVRSNSKVSAHILQIKNVRSLKPPLPQSMQRWHSCKECGKGFSFACQLEVHMRWHTKEKPYSCAVCRKSFTTVSMLKRHHRIHTGEKPFRCHVCGKCFNQSAHLNTHFRLHTRERPGWS comes from the exons ATGAGCAGGCTGGAGCTGCTGAGCGTGTTTCTGAACGAGAGGCTGACGGCGGCCGGTCAGGAGATCTTCCGCGCAGTGAAGGACGCGGTGCTGGAGTACCAGAGTGAGATCCTGCGCTCCAAGGAGGAGAACGAGCGGCTCCGGCGGCTCCTCAACGCGGCCGTCCAGAGACTGCTGGTGCAGCCAG AGCTTCATTCTGTCCAGCCCCAAGATGATGGTCAGTCCTGTGGGTCAGAGTGGAGAGGCAGCGTGGAGCTGCTGCCGCAAGTTAAAGAGGAACCAAAAGTACGAAACATTCAGACCCGTGAAGGAAGAGACTCAGAGGAAGGAAACTGTAGTCACATGGAGCCGCTGCAAAGCCCCCGTCCTCCACCAGTCAAGGCTGTGTGCAGGAGTGCATCCCCACCACCACTTACATCCCAGGAGATTAAGGCAGAGAGTGGCAGAGCGGACGACAGGAGGCAGCAGCCAGCCAGCACCTTAACTTCTTCTCTGACTGTTGATTCAAACTGTAGAGCGTTTCAGATGGAAGCTTGTGCGAGTCCTGCAAAGACTCAAAGGACTCcgaaagcagagcagcaggagaaagcTTTTGTTCGCTCCAACAGCAAAGTGAGCGCTCATATACTGCAGATCAAGAACGTGAGGTCCCTGAAGCCGCCCCTGCCACAGAGCATGCAGAGGTGGCACAGCTGCAAGGAGTGCGGGAAGGGCTTCAGCTTCGCCTGCCAGCTGGAGGTCCACATGCGCTGGCACACTAAGGAGAAGCCTTACAGCTGCGCAGTGTGCCGAAAGAGCTTCACCACGGTCAGCATGCTGAAGAGGCACCACCGCATTCACACCGGAGAGAAACCCTTCCGCTGCCATGTCTGCGGGAAGTGTTTCAACCAGTCAGCTCACCTTAACACCCACTTCAGGCTGCACACCAGAGAGAGGCCTGGCTGGAGCTGA